In Leptospira wolffii serovar Khorat str. Khorat-H2, the DNA window AGAATTTACCGGACAGTAATCGAAAACGGGGGCAAGGCGATGATGACTTCTCCCGACCATCCTTCCGGGACGGATAGAATCAGGGAAGTCGCATTGCAATATCCCGATTACGGGGTGATCGTGAATATCCAGGGAGACGAACCGGGGATAGAATCCGAGCTGATAGACGGCGTTGCAAACCTGAAGATATCGAAGAAGGAATGGGCAATGAGTACTGCCGCCGTTCTGATCGAGGACTCGGATATCGGAGATCCGAATCGAGTCAAGGTCGTTATGGATCGTAACGGTAAGGCCCTATATTTTTCTCGTTCTCCTTTGCCTAGCCAATTCAAGAAGAAGGTTCCAGCATACCGTCACTTAGGAATCTACGGGTATGACAGGGACTTTTTACTCGGTTATCCGGATCTTCCCCCGAGTGCTTTAGAGGAATCGGAATCCTTGGAACAACTGAGGGCGATGGAAGCGGGCCATTCGATCGGAGTATATATTACGAAGCAGGCTGCATTGAGCGTGGACACTCCGGAAGATCTAGAAATTGTAATACAGGATTTCCGGAAGAAGGGACTGGTTTAAGATCGAATACACCGATTCATCGGCCGAATTACCCTCTCCTTTCGGGCCGATTGAAATTTGTAGAATCATAACTAATCGGCTTCTACGAAATAGGTCCGAGAAATCATAACCTTTGCGTGAACTTGTGAATGGAAATTCCGCTCCTCCGACTTAATCGTAAAGCTCGCCCCCACCCGTTCACGGGTGGAGGAGGCGGGTAACGAAGTGGGAGGAAGCCGGGATTTTCTCTATCAGAAATAACTGAAATTGACAAGCAATACCCTATATTTGCACGGAATTGTGATTCCAATTACGCGATATCGATCCTTTACAGTGCTAATTTTTAAAGAAGGGAAGAAGCGGAATTATTCGCTCAATGGAAACTATCTGTCCGGAGGAAACGCAATGAAGATTCCTGGACTTCCGGACCATTCATTAGGAAGCTATGAGTTCGATTGACCAAGAGAAAATCTTTCCTATTCTTCGGGATGCTTCTTTCGATGGAAAATTTTCCGTCATCGTCACCGGGTATGATTATCGAAGAAATCGGATCTAATATGGCATTGCTCATAATGATCCCATATTCGAAGTTAGATAGATCTAAGGAATGAGGGAGACTCGTTTCGCTCGTACTCAGATCGCCGAGCA includes these proteins:
- the kdsB gene encoding 3-deoxy-manno-octulosonate cytidylyltransferase, whose product is MTSPKVLGVIPARYGSSRFPGKPLALIGKLPMILWTYKNSLKSSSLREVLVATDDERIYRTVIENGGKAMMTSPDHPSGTDRIREVALQYPDYGVIVNIQGDEPGIESELIDGVANLKISKKEWAMSTAAVLIEDSDIGDPNRVKVVMDRNGKALYFSRSPLPSQFKKKVPAYRHLGIYGYDRDFLLGYPDLPPSALEESESLEQLRAMEAGHSIGVYITKQAALSVDTPEDLEIVIQDFRKKGLV